From the Sphingomonas aliaeris genome, one window contains:
- a CDS encoding M13 family metallopeptidase, producing the protein MRLSIIARLSAATAVIAFALPAVSQDAATKSGPVYGTFGIDTTARNPSVKPGDDFWTFANGGWDARTQIAADRTSAGPSVILSDQAELQVKQILADAASNPEATGAGAKQLGDLYAGFMDQAAIEQRGAAPLAPYFAKIDAANDRSKLQVLFATEGYAAPVGVGQLPNPSDPSRYTVAAGQGDLGMGGRDYYLLPGAKYDGFRAAYRAYVAQMLTLSGVAKTAADASARADRIIALETEMAKVQWSPEQSRDLVKLLKPMDAAQRKALAPEFDWDLQLKTAGYEGFPIVIMTQSTALTGLGKIFAATPVSTWQDWMKFRFASSKSGVLPKSFDDATFAFYGKALSDQPEQRARWKRGLAAVNGSMGEAIGEIYVKRHYPPESEAKMNELIANLRAAYKERITANNWMDPKTKEQALAKLAAFDPRIGHPVKYIDYSALKIDRNDPVGNTMRSAEFQHQLDLDRLKKPVDRTLWNMTPQTVNAYYNPLANQITFPAAILQAPYFDPKADAAVNYGAIGAIIGHEMGHGFDDQGSQFGPTGKFENWWTPEARKAFTERTAALSKQYDGYEPIPGTRIKGGLTLGENIGDLGGIETAYAAYQKYQATHGKAKTIDGLTGDQRFFLSYAQAWQSKLREGAARARLLTDPHSPPFYRVNGIVRNVDAWYTAFNVKPGDKLYLAPADRVHIW; encoded by the coding sequence TTGCGACTGTCCATCATCGCCCGCCTGTCTGCGGCCACCGCCGTCATCGCCTTCGCCTTGCCCGCTGTGTCGCAGGATGCGGCGACTAAATCCGGTCCGGTCTACGGCACGTTCGGGATCGACACGACCGCGCGCAATCCGTCGGTCAAGCCGGGTGACGATTTCTGGACCTTCGCGAATGGCGGCTGGGATGCACGTACGCAGATCGCGGCGGACCGCACCTCCGCTGGCCCATCGGTGATCCTCTCGGATCAGGCGGAACTGCAGGTGAAGCAGATCCTCGCCGATGCCGCGAGCAATCCCGAGGCCACCGGCGCGGGCGCGAAGCAGCTCGGCGATCTCTATGCCGGCTTCATGGATCAGGCCGCGATCGAGCAGCGCGGTGCCGCACCGCTCGCGCCATATTTCGCGAAGATCGATGCGGCGAACGACCGGTCGAAGCTGCAGGTCCTGTTCGCGACCGAAGGCTATGCTGCACCGGTCGGCGTGGGACAGCTGCCCAACCCGTCCGATCCCAGCCGCTATACCGTCGCTGCGGGGCAAGGCGATCTCGGCATGGGCGGGCGCGATTATTACCTGCTGCCCGGCGCGAAGTATGACGGGTTCCGCGCCGCCTACCGCGCCTATGTCGCGCAGATGCTGACGCTGTCCGGCGTCGCCAAGACCGCCGCGGATGCCAGCGCCCGGGCCGATCGCATCATCGCGCTCGAAACCGAGATGGCGAAGGTCCAGTGGTCGCCGGAACAGTCGCGCGATCTCGTGAAGCTGCTGAAGCCGATGGACGCCGCGCAGCGCAAGGCGCTCGCCCCCGAATTCGACTGGGACCTGCAGTTGAAGACGGCCGGCTATGAAGGCTTTCCGATCGTCATCATGACCCAGTCGACCGCGCTGACCGGTCTCGGCAAGATCTTCGCCGCGACGCCCGTTTCGACGTGGCAGGACTGGATGAAGTTCCGCTTCGCCTCGTCCAAGTCGGGCGTGCTGCCCAAGTCGTTCGACGACGCGACCTTCGCCTTCTACGGCAAGGCACTGTCCGATCAGCCGGAACAGCGTGCCCGGTGGAAGCGCGGTCTGGCGGCGGTCAACGGTTCGATGGGCGAAGCGATCGGCGAGATCTACGTCAAGCGCCACTATCCGCCCGAGAGCGAGGCGAAGATGAACGAGCTGATCGCCAATCTGCGCGCCGCGTACAAGGAACGGATCACCGCCAACAACTGGATGGATCCGAAGACCAAGGAACAGGCGCTGGCGAAACTTGCCGCGTTCGACCCGCGGATCGGCCACCCGGTCAAGTATATCGATTATTCGGCGCTGAAGATCGATCGCAACGATCCGGTCGGCAACACGATGCGCTCGGCCGAATTCCAGCATCAGCTTGATCTCGATCGTCTGAAGAAGCCGGTCGACCGCACGCTGTGGAACATGACGCCGCAGACGGTGAACGCCTATTACAACCCGCTGGCCAACCAGATCACGTTCCCGGCGGCGATCCTGCAAGCGCCGTATTTCGATCCGAAGGCGGATGCGGCGGTCAATTACGGTGCGATCGGTGCGATCATCGGCCACGAAATGGGCCACGGCTTCGACGATCAGGGCAGCCAGTTCGGCCCCACGGGCAAGTTCGAGAATTGGTGGACGCCCGAAGCCCGCAAGGCTTTCACCGAGCGGACCGCTGCGCTCAGCAAGCAGTATGACGGCTACGAACCGATCCCCGGCACGCGGATCAAGGGTGGGCTGACCTTGGGCGAGAATATCGGCGATCTCGGCGGGATCGAGACCGCCTATGCCGCCTATCAGAAGTATCAGGCGACGCACGGCAAGGCGAAGACGATCGACGGGCTGACCGGTGACCAGCGCTTCTTCCTGTCCTATGCGCAGGCTTGGCAGTCGAAGCTGCGTGAAGGTGCGGCGCGTGCGCGGCTGCTGACCGACCCGCACTCGCCGCCTTTCTACCGCGTCAACGGCATCGTTCGTAACGTCGATGCCTGGTATACGGCGTTCAACGTGAAGCCCGGCGACAAGCTGTACCTCGCGCCTGCGGACCGCGTGCACATCTGGTAA
- a CDS encoding PEPxxWA-CTERM sorting domain-containing protein, with amino-acid sequence MKKIITSAILSAAILAGAPAFAATVINTTHGAAKFELGSYGGSTTYGQTFKVGTDAMLNSYSMFLTKMTSENFQFKSYIYQWNGSGVTGPALFTSASHQASIGDDREYVFSTTGLKLAPNTQYVAMLTVDGAPNNAFGTMMPIVANTTYSGGSFVFTNTNAFGGNWDCGEQCNFGDAWLKASFSAAVPETATWGMMIAGFGVVGAALRTRRRSIRIASAA; translated from the coding sequence ATGAAGAAGATCATTACCAGCGCTATCCTTTCCGCTGCCATCCTGGCCGGCGCACCGGCCTTTGCCGCGACCGTGATCAATACGACGCACGGCGCTGCCAAGTTCGAACTGGGCAGCTATGGCGGCAGCACGACCTATGGCCAGACCTTCAAGGTCGGTACCGATGCGATGCTCAATTCCTATTCGATGTTCCTGACCAAGATGACGTCCGAGAACTTCCAGTTCAAATCGTACATCTACCAGTGGAATGGCAGCGGCGTTACCGGCCCTGCGCTCTTCACCAGCGCATCGCATCAGGCGAGCATCGGCGACGACCGCGAATACGTGTTTTCCACGACGGGCCTGAAACTGGCGCCCAACACGCAATATGTCGCCATGTTGACCGTCGACGGCGCGCCGAACAATGCCTTCGGAACGATGATGCCGATCGTCGCCAACACGACCTATTCCGGCGGAAGCTTCGTGTTCACCAATACCAACGCTTTCGGCGGAAATTGGGACTGTGGCGAACAATGCAACTTCGGCGACGCCTGGCTCAAGGCTTCGTTTTCCGCGGCAGTTCCCGAGACGGCTACGTGGGGGATGATGATCGCCGGCTTCGGCGTGGTCGGCGCCGCGCTGCGCACGCGCCGCCGCAGCATCAGGATCGCGTCCGCCGCCTGA
- a CDS encoding sensor histidine kinase: MPALPRPALKKPDLFTRPFFEQKSRAFWRLQAAGWTGYLILRSVSSISNGPSLDVIIPVVIESIVGYCITLLLSTLYGVYRGLPRISGILLTMITLAIATLLYSVLDAFSFSFIKLANPGLNLNLVLGTVFLNFTVLAGWSALYFGINFYLIVEEQIDQLQALGNQASSAQLAMLRYQLNPHFLFNTLNSISTLVLLKQTERANAMLMRLSSFLRYTLANEPTANVTIQQEVETLKLYLEIEKMRFEDRLRPRFEIDMRVEKARLPSLLLQPLVENAIKYAVTPKEEGAEIAVIARLSGDRVQIAVSDTGPGLNETKARPSLSTGVGLANIRERLAQAYGPDHSFETRSLPGGGYEVEIEIPFQLDEPAREPTREVA, encoded by the coding sequence ATGCCAGCCCTGCCCCGCCCGGCTTTGAAGAAGCCCGATCTCTTCACCCGGCCCTTCTTCGAACAGAAAAGCCGGGCATTCTGGCGACTGCAGGCGGCGGGGTGGACTGGCTATCTGATCCTGCGCAGCGTTTCGAGCATATCGAACGGGCCATCGCTGGACGTGATCATCCCGGTCGTGATCGAATCGATCGTCGGATATTGCATCACTTTGCTACTATCGACGCTGTACGGCGTGTATCGCGGATTGCCGCGTATCAGCGGCATCCTGCTGACGATGATAACGCTCGCGATCGCGACATTGCTCTATTCGGTGCTCGACGCCTTCTCCTTCTCGTTCATCAAGCTGGCCAATCCGGGGCTGAACCTGAACCTCGTGCTCGGCACGGTCTTCCTGAATTTCACCGTGCTGGCGGGCTGGTCCGCGCTGTATTTCGGGATCAATTTCTACCTGATCGTCGAGGAGCAGATCGACCAGCTGCAGGCATTGGGCAACCAGGCGTCGTCGGCGCAGCTGGCGATGCTGCGGTACCAGTTGAACCCGCATTTCCTGTTCAACACGCTCAATTCCATCTCCACGCTGGTGCTGTTGAAGCAGACCGAGCGCGCCAATGCGATGCTGATGCGGCTGTCCTCGTTCCTGCGCTATACGCTGGCGAACGAGCCGACTGCGAACGTGACGATCCAGCAGGAGGTCGAGACGCTGAAGCTGTATCTGGAAATCGAGAAGATGCGCTTCGAGGACCGGCTGCGGCCGCGCTTCGAGATCGACATGCGCGTCGAAAAGGCGCGATTGCCGTCACTGCTGCTCCAGCCGCTGGTCGAGAACGCGATCAAATACGCCGTAACTCCCAAAGAGGAAGGCGCGGAAATCGCGGTGATAGCGCGGCTCAGCGGAGATCGCGTGCAGATCGCCGTATCCGACACCGGGCCGGGGTTGAATGAAACGAAAGCGCGTCCATCCCTTTCAACCGGGGTCGGCCTTGCCAATATCAGGGAGCGATTGGCGCAGGCGTACGGCCCCGATCACAGTTTCGAGACACGCTCGCTACCAGGCGGCGGGTATGAGGTCGAAATCGAGATACCGTTCCAGCTCGACGAGCCGGCGCGGGAACCGACAAGAGAGGTTGCATGA
- a CDS encoding LytR/AlgR family response regulator transcription factor has protein sequence MTIRTILVDDEPLAIQGLELRLAAHEDVEIIDKCQNGREAIRAIKTHKPDLVFLDIQMPGFDGFSVVQGLMEVEPPLFVFVTAYSDHALKAFEAQAVDYLMKPVEEARLADTIERVRQRLAEKRGVEEVDRLKEVLAEVAPDSVGDITDGGDQVSSNRFEKLINIKDRGQIFRVDVDTIERIDAAGDYMCIYTGDNTLILRETMKDLEKRLDPRRFQRVHRSTIVNLDLVKEVKPHTNGECFLVLGSGAQVKVSRSYRDVVARFVH, from the coding sequence ATGACGATTAGAACGATTTTGGTGGATGACGAGCCGCTGGCGATCCAGGGCCTCGAACTCCGCCTTGCCGCGCATGAAGATGTCGAGATCATCGACAAGTGCCAGAACGGCCGCGAGGCGATCCGCGCGATCAAGACACACAAGCCCGATCTCGTCTTCCTCGACATCCAGATGCCCGGCTTCGACGGTTTCTCGGTCGTGCAGGGATTGATGGAGGTCGAACCGCCGCTGTTTGTCTTCGTGACCGCCTATTCCGATCATGCGCTGAAGGCGTTCGAGGCGCAGGCGGTGGATTATCTGATGAAGCCCGTGGAGGAAGCGCGGCTGGCCGACACGATCGAACGCGTGCGCCAGCGCCTGGCCGAAAAGCGCGGCGTCGAGGAAGTCGATCGGCTGAAGGAAGTGCTGGCCGAAGTCGCCCCCGACAGCGTGGGCGACATCACCGATGGCGGCGACCAGGTGTCATCGAACCGGTTCGAGAAGCTCATCAACATCAAGGATCGCGGCCAGATATTCCGCGTGGACGTCGATACGATCGAGCGGATCGACGCGGCCGGCGATTATATGTGCATCTATACCGGCGACAACACGCTGATCCTGCGCGAAACGATGAAGGATCTGGAGAAAAGGCTGGACCCGCGCCGGTTCCAGCGCGTGCACCGGTCGACGATCGTCAACCTGGATCTCGTCAAGGAAGTGAAGCCGCACACCAATGGCGAATGCTTCCTGGTGCTCGGATCGGGTGCGCAGGTGAAGGTATCGCGCTCGTACCGCGACGTGGTGGCGCGCTTCGTCCACTGA
- a CDS encoding DUF3297 family protein — MTDTPPDRLSSNPRSPFFDEDKLARGIGIRFNDRERHDVEEYCISEGWIRVALGKKVDRKGNPLTLKYSGPVEAWYEHPADGAEEPNEQ; from the coding sequence ATGACCGACACTCCCCCAGATCGCCTGTCCTCCAACCCCCGCAGCCCGTTCTTCGACGAAGACAAATTGGCGCGCGGCATCGGCATTCGCTTCAACGATCGCGAACGTCACGATGTGGAGGAATATTGCATTTCCGAAGGCTGGATCCGCGTCGCGCTCGGCAAGAAGGTCGATCGCAAGGGCAATCCGCTGACGCTGAAATATAGCGGCCCGGTCGAGGCGTGGTACGAACACCCGGCCGACGGCGCCGAAGAGCCGAACGAACAGTAA
- a CDS encoding EVE domain-containing protein, which yields MAYWLLKSEPETYGWDDLVVEQRTEWTGVRNPAAALHLKAMEVGDRAFFYHSGKAKAVVGIAQVTSTARQDGDEPRWVSVEIAPVAPLEVPVTLAAMKADPALAEMAVVRQGRLSVSPVTEAEWAAIVAMGG from the coding sequence ATGGCATATTGGCTGCTGAAATCGGAACCGGAAACTTATGGCTGGGACGATCTCGTCGTCGAGCAACGCACCGAGTGGACTGGAGTCCGCAACCCCGCCGCCGCTTTGCACCTGAAGGCAATGGAGGTGGGCGACCGGGCGTTCTTTTATCATTCGGGCAAGGCGAAAGCGGTCGTCGGCATCGCCCAGGTGACCAGTACCGCGCGACAGGATGGGGACGAACCACGCTGGGTCTCGGTCGAAATCGCGCCCGTGGCTCCGCTGGAGGTGCCGGTGACCCTGGCGGCGATGAAGGCTGACCCTGCGCTGGCGGAGATGGCCGTGGTGCGGCAGGGGCGGTTGTCGGTGTCGCCGGTTACCGAGGCGGAATGGGCGGCGATCGTGGCGATGGGCGGGTGA
- the typA gene encoding translational GTPase TypA, protein MSLRNVAIIAHVDHGKTTLVDQLFRQSGTFRDNQRVEERAMDSNDLEKERGITILAKPTSIEWIDGAGVATRINIVDTPGHADFGGEVERILSMVDGVILLVDSAEGAMPQTKFVTGKALALGLRPIVVVNKVDRSDARIQEVLDEVFDLFVSLEATDEQLDFPVLYASGRNGYASKDENAREGTLTPMFETIVSHIPPPSADPDGPFKFLVTLLDRDNFLGRILTGMVFSGSVKTNMPIHALNNDGKIVETGRASKIMTFRGLERVPTDEAQAGDIISLAGLTTATVSDTICDPSVTEPLHAQPIDPPTLSMRFAVNDSPMAGREGTKVTSRMIRDRLFREAESNVAVKVTEASDRDSYEVAGRGELQLGVLIETMRREGFELGISRPRVLFAEDEDGNKTEPYETVIIDVDEEYSGTVVEKMNVRKAEMTDMRPSGGGKTRITFSAPSRGMIGYHGEFLSDTRGTGIMNRLFEKYGPHKGKIEGRKNGVLISNGAGEANSYALGPLEERGILFVGHGEQLYEGMIVGENAKNDDLEVNPMKAKQLTNFRASGGKDDAIRLTPPKKMTLEQAIAYVDDDEMVEVTPKSIRLRKRHLDPHERKKASRAKVA, encoded by the coding sequence ATGAGCCTCCGCAATGTGGCGATCATCGCGCACGTCGATCACGGCAAGACGACCCTCGTCGACCAGCTGTTCCGCCAGTCGGGTACGTTCCGAGACAATCAGCGCGTCGAGGAACGCGCGATGGACTCGAACGATCTCGAAAAAGAGCGCGGCATCACGATTCTCGCCAAGCCGACCTCGATCGAATGGATCGACGGCGCCGGCGTCGCGACGCGCATCAACATCGTCGATACGCCCGGCCACGCCGATTTCGGCGGCGAAGTGGAGCGCATCCTGTCGATGGTCGATGGCGTGATCCTGCTGGTCGATTCGGCCGAAGGCGCGATGCCGCAGACCAAGTTCGTCACCGGCAAGGCGCTGGCGCTGGGCCTTCGCCCGATCGTCGTCGTCAACAAGGTCGATCGCAGCGACGCGCGAATCCAGGAAGTGCTCGACGAAGTGTTCGACCTGTTCGTCAGCCTCGAAGCGACCGACGAGCAACTCGACTTCCCAGTCCTCTACGCATCGGGCCGCAACGGCTATGCGAGCAAGGACGAGAATGCCCGCGAAGGCACGCTGACGCCGATGTTCGAAACCATCGTCAGCCATATCCCGCCGCCCTCGGCCGATCCGGATGGCCCGTTCAAGTTCCTCGTTACTTTGCTGGACCGCGACAACTTCCTCGGCCGCATCCTCACCGGCATGGTTTTCTCGGGTTCGGTGAAGACGAACATGCCGATCCACGCGCTCAACAATGACGGCAAGATCGTCGAGACGGGCCGCGCGTCGAAGATCATGACGTTTCGCGGTCTGGAACGCGTGCCGACCGACGAAGCGCAGGCGGGCGACATCATCAGCCTCGCCGGCCTGACCACCGCGACCGTGTCCGACACGATCTGCGATCCCTCGGTGACCGAACCGCTGCACGCGCAGCCGATCGATCCGCCGACGCTGTCGATGCGCTTTGCCGTGAACGATTCGCCGATGGCGGGCCGCGAGGGCACCAAGGTGACCAGCCGCATGATCCGCGACCGCCTGTTCCGCGAAGCGGAATCGAACGTTGCCGTGAAGGTGACCGAAGCGTCCGACCGTGACAGCTACGAAGTAGCCGGCCGCGGCGAGCTTCAGCTGGGTGTCTTGATCGAGACGATGCGCCGCGAAGGCTTCGAACTCGGTATCAGCCGCCCGCGCGTGCTGTTCGCCGAGGACGAGGACGGCAACAAGACCGAGCCCTACGAGACCGTCATCATCGACGTGGACGAGGAATATTCGGGCACCGTGGTCGAGAAGATGAACGTCCGCAAGGCCGAGATGACCGACATGCGTCCCTCGGGCGGCGGCAAGACCCGCATCACGTTCAGCGCCCCGTCGCGCGGCATGATCGGCTATCACGGCGAATTCCTGTCCGACACGCGCGGCACCGGGATCATGAACCGCCTGTTCGAGAAATACGGCCCCCACAAGGGCAAGATCGAAGGCCGCAAGAACGGCGTTCTGATCTCGAACGGCGCAGGCGAAGCCAATTCCTACGCGCTTGGCCCGCTCGAGGAACGCGGCATCCTGTTCGTCGGCCACGGCGAGCAGCTGTATGAGGGCATGATCGTCGGCGAGAACGCCAAGAACGACGATCTCGAAGTCAACCCGATGAAGGCGAAGCAGCTCACCAACTTCCGCGCCAGCGGCGGCAAGGACGACGCGATCCGCCTCACGCCGCCGAAGAAGATGACGCTGGAACAGGCCATCGCCTATGTCGATGACGACGAAATGGTCGAAGTGACCCCCAAGTCGATCCGCCTACGCAAGCGCCACCTCGATCCGCACGAACGCAAGAAGGCGAGCCGCGCCAAGGTAGCGTAA
- a CDS encoding toxic anion resistance protein — MATTATDTATSDLVLTPPDPVPVVAPEKAVGLVPVDDAKRNELQKRVKTFIDDLVAQDVNSPEFGKRVDAISAMGQKEIRDAAGQSNRFLDRPTRAMDQDSGVGKDLAELRRTVEDLDPGRRGNLTAPKKLFGLIPFGSNMRNYFDSYKSSQTHISSILKSLTSGKDELLMDNAAIDVERANLWTAMGRLEQMIVLSKEMDAKLEDKANELDHSDPAKAKAIRESALFYVRQRTQDLLTQMAVTVQGYLALDLVKKNNVELVKGVDRASTTTVSALRTAVTVAQALTNQKLVLEQITALNTTTAGIIDSTGKLLKSQTASIHEQAASATIPIEVLQRAFQNIYDTMDAIDTFKLKALDSMKTTVNTLGNEVEKSKGYIARAEGAAQNSGSGGETFKLEAL; from the coding sequence ATGGCGACGACTGCGACCGACACCGCGACCAGCGATCTGGTGCTGACTCCGCCCGACCCCGTACCCGTCGTCGCGCCCGAAAAGGCCGTGGGACTGGTGCCGGTCGACGATGCCAAGCGCAACGAATTGCAGAAGCGGGTCAAGACGTTCATCGACGATCTGGTCGCGCAGGACGTGAACTCGCCCGAATTCGGCAAGCGCGTCGATGCGATCAGTGCGATGGGCCAGAAGGAAATCCGCGACGCGGCGGGCCAGTCGAACCGCTTTCTCGACCGGCCGACGCGGGCAATGGATCAGGATAGCGGAGTCGGGAAAGACCTGGCCGAGCTGCGCCGCACGGTCGAGGACCTCGATCCGGGCCGGCGCGGCAATCTGACCGCGCCGAAGAAGCTGTTCGGGCTGATCCCGTTCGGCAGCAATATGCGCAACTATTTCGACAGCTACAAATCGTCGCAGACGCACATCTCCTCGATCCTGAAGTCGCTGACCAGCGGCAAGGACGAGCTGCTGATGGACAATGCCGCGATCGACGTGGAGCGGGCGAACCTGTGGACCGCGATGGGGCGGCTGGAACAGATGATCGTCCTGTCCAAGGAAATGGATGCGAAGCTGGAGGACAAGGCCAACGAGCTGGATCACAGCGATCCGGCCAAGGCGAAAGCGATCCGCGAAAGCGCGCTCTTCTATGTCCGGCAGCGGACGCAGGACTTGCTGACCCAGATGGCGGTGACGGTGCAGGGGTATCTGGCGCTCGATCTGGTCAAGAAGAACAATGTCGAGTTGGTGAAGGGCGTCGATCGCGCGTCCACCACGACCGTTTCTGCGCTGCGCACGGCGGTGACGGTGGCGCAGGCGCTGACGAACCAGAAGCTGGTGCTGGAACAGATCACCGCGCTGAACACGACCACGGCGGGGATCATCGATTCGACCGGCAAGCTGTTGAAGAGCCAGACGGCATCGATCCACGAACAGGCCGCGAGCGCGACCATTCCGATCGAAGTGCTGCAACGCGCGTTCCAGAACATCTACGACACGATGGATGCGATCGACACGTTCAAGCTTAAGGCGCTCGACAGCATGAAGACGACAGTCAACACTTTGGGCAACGAGGTCGAAAAGTCGAAGGGCTATATCGCGCGGGCCGAGGGTGCGGCGCAGAATAGCGGTTCCGGCGGCGAGACGTTCAAGCTGGAGGCGTTGTGA
- a CDS encoding 3'(2'),5'-bisphosphate nucleotidase CysQ, with amino-acid sequence MAAEAGALALAKWRTDFARWEKSPNNPVCEVDLEVNTLLRVRLEALLPDAGWLSEETVDNPDRLSRSRVWVVDPIDGTRDYIRGRPGWAISIALVEDGRPVIGVLDAPARKEVWRATAGQGATLNGAAIHAGDRSEFSGARVPTDALPKIDSDLVLVEKPNSIALRIAMVASDRADLVATLRWGHEWDIAAAILIAAEAGASVTDALGQPLAFNTPSAQAFGVLATTPGIHTAAVERLRERAERLSK; translated from the coding sequence ATCGCGGCTGAGGCGGGAGCGCTTGCGCTCGCCAAATGGCGCACCGACTTCGCACGGTGGGAAAAGTCGCCGAACAATCCGGTCTGCGAAGTCGATCTGGAGGTCAACACGCTGCTGCGCGTTCGGCTTGAGGCGTTACTGCCGGATGCCGGTTGGCTGTCAGAGGAAACCGTGGACAATCCCGACCGGCTGTCGCGATCGCGCGTCTGGGTGGTCGATCCGATCGACGGAACGCGCGACTATATTCGCGGACGTCCCGGCTGGGCTATCTCGATTGCACTGGTCGAGGACGGCAGACCGGTCATCGGCGTTCTCGACGCACCCGCCCGCAAGGAAGTGTGGCGCGCCACGGCCGGGCAGGGCGCGACATTGAACGGCGCGGCGATCCATGCCGGCGATCGCAGCGAATTCTCCGGCGCACGCGTGCCCACGGATGCGCTGCCCAAGATCGACAGCGATCTCGTGCTGGTCGAAAAGCCCAACTCCATCGCCCTCCGCATCGCGATGGTCGCGTCAGACCGCGCCGACCTCGTCGCCACGCTTCGCTGGGGCCACGAATGGGACATCGCCGCCGCCATCCTGATCGCCGCCGAAGCCGGCGCGAGTGTCACAGACGCCCTGGGCCAGCCGCTGGCGTTCAACACCCCGTCCGCGCAGGCCTTCGGTGTCCTCGCGACCACGCCCGGCATCCATACGGCTGCGGTGGAAAGGTTGCGGGAGAGGGCGGAGCGGCTGTCGAAATAG
- a CDS encoding TldD/PmbA family protein, giving the protein MLTPDQARDRAADIVSRARAAGADAADAVFAADTALDVSVRLGALEDVGRSESAELGLRVFVGRQSASVSTSDLSVSALDALVERAIAMAREAPEDEWAGLAPEDRLLKGNVPQLDLDDGGEVEPAALKEAALEAEDAARAVAGVTNSEGGGASASRSIWALATSHGFAGAYAATGYGVSASVLAGEGGAMVRDYDHHSARHRRMLESAADIGRRAGERTVARINPGVVKSGTMPIVFDPRNGGSMLGHLIGAISGAAITRKTSFLLDALGTKIFSSAVTISDDPHRPHGLRSRPFDGEGLPVSATEFVTAGMLETWLLDSASARQLGLEPTGHAARGVGGNPGVATSNLFMAAGDIPPETLIADIADGIYVTEMLGGGVNGVTGDYSRGAAGFRIQNGEITTPVAEFTIAGNARDMFLNMTPANDLEFRYGSNVPTIRIEGMTVAGA; this is encoded by the coding sequence ATGCTGACCCCCGACCAAGCCCGAGACCGCGCCGCGGATATCGTTTCCCGCGCGCGCGCCGCCGGGGCCGACGCCGCCGACGCGGTATTTGCCGCCGATACCGCGCTGGACGTGTCCGTCCGCCTCGGCGCGCTGGAGGATGTCGGGCGGTCCGAGAGCGCCGAGCTTGGCCTGCGCGTGTTCGTCGGGCGTCAATCGGCCAGCGTTTCGACATCGGACCTGTCCGTCTCCGCGCTGGATGCGCTGGTCGAGCGCGCGATCGCGATGGCGCGGGAGGCGCCGGAAGACGAATGGGCAGGCCTCGCGCCAGAGGATCGCCTGCTGAAAGGCAACGTCCCGCAACTCGACCTGGACGACGGCGGCGAAGTCGAGCCCGCCGCGCTGAAGGAAGCGGCGCTTGAGGCGGAGGATGCCGCCCGCGCAGTCGCCGGCGTGACGAACAGCGAAGGCGGGGGCGCATCCGCCTCGCGCAGCATCTGGGCACTCGCCACCAGCCACGGCTTTGCCGGCGCCTATGCCGCGACCGGATACGGCGTCTCCGCCAGCGTCCTGGCGGGCGAGGGCGGGGCGATGGTCCGCGATTACGATCATCACAGCGCGCGCCACCGCCGCATGCTGGAATCCGCTGCGGACATCGGCCGCCGCGCGGGCGAACGCACCGTCGCACGGATCAATCCTGGCGTGGTGAAAAGCGGCACGATGCCGATCGTGTTCGATCCGCGCAACGGGGGGTCGATGCTCGGTCACCTGATCGGTGCGATCTCCGGCGCCGCTATCACGCGCAAGACCAGTTTCCTACTCGATGCGCTCGGCACGAAGATCTTCTCGTCCGCCGTCACGATCTCCGACGATCCGCACCGCCCGCACGGTCTTCGGTCACGCCCGTTCGACGGGGAGGGATTGCCCGTTTCCGCGACCGAATTCGTCACCGCGGGCATGCTGGAGACGTGGTTGCTCGACAGCGCATCGGCGCGGCAACTCGGGCTGGAGCCGACCGGCCATGCCGCCCGCGGCGTCGGCGGCAATCCGGGTGTGGCGACCAGTAACCTGTTCATGGCGGCTGGCGACATTCCGCCCGAAACGCTGATCGCGGACATCGCCGACGGCATCTACGTTACGGAGATGCTCGGCGGTGGCGTCAATGGTGTGACGGGCGATTACAGCCGGGGCGCCGCCGGCTTCCGCATCCAGAATGGCGAGATCACGACGCCGGTCGCGGAATTCACTATCGCAGGCAATGCGCGCGACATGTTCCTGAACATGACTCCCGCCAACGATCTGGAATTCCGGTATGGCAGCAACGTGCCGACGATCCGGATCGAGGGGATGACCGTCGCGGGCGCCTGA